A stretch of Paludisphaera borealis DNA encodes these proteins:
- a CDS encoding alpha/beta fold hydrolase: protein MKSRARFGLAAILIASVFAPLDNARAADGYTPFEGEKSSWRDGFDRYDFVMDEASLTVAPFKRPEGEGFGVGGPAKGQRRCVVIVPKQPAPGLPWSWRGQYWDHEPQTEVELLRRGFHVVYVTPDPGKHWEAWYAYLTEKHGLAKKPAFVGMSKGGVNAYDWAASHPDKVSCIYADNPAIHPEAFARLGELAKHDVALLNICGSQDFLLERHTLAIEARYHQLGGLITVMIKEGPAHHPHSLRDAKPIANWIVEHVGPAGERPDFADADFVKSYYYSLDGTYRRLDAENTYAVCRGPGFVPCHDRYDARAEGAWGLTGMAVIAPKAAAPGKPWVFRADAIARDAAVDQALLAEGFHIVAAPIVAQAGPVREQWDALYKRLVDHGFSTRPVMEGAGTAAGEAYAWAVDNPEKVSCVYGENPALRSLMAKQPPLDHLNALAKAGVPLIHACGSLDPWLEGETRVAEKRYKELGGKMTVFVDEGRGHLPTAPKDPNPVVELILAAQKPTR from the coding sequence ATGAAATCACGAGCACGTTTCGGCCTCGCGGCGATTCTCATCGCATCGGTCTTCGCCCCCCTCGACAACGCCCGGGCGGCGGACGGTTACACGCCCTTCGAGGGCGAGAAGTCATCCTGGCGCGACGGGTTCGATCGTTACGACTTCGTGATGGACGAGGCCAGCCTGACCGTCGCGCCCTTCAAGAGGCCCGAGGGTGAGGGTTTCGGCGTCGGCGGCCCGGCCAAGGGCCAGCGCCGTTGCGTCGTGATCGTCCCGAAGCAGCCCGCGCCCGGCCTGCCGTGGTCGTGGCGGGGCCAGTACTGGGACCATGAGCCCCAGACCGAGGTCGAGCTGCTCCGGCGCGGGTTCCACGTCGTCTACGTCACGCCCGACCCGGGGAAGCACTGGGAGGCCTGGTACGCCTATCTCACCGAGAAGCACGGCCTGGCGAAGAAGCCGGCGTTCGTCGGCATGAGCAAGGGGGGCGTCAACGCCTACGATTGGGCCGCGAGCCACCCGGACAAGGTCTCCTGCATCTACGCCGACAACCCCGCGATCCACCCGGAGGCGTTCGCCAGGCTCGGCGAGTTGGCGAAGCACGACGTCGCGCTGCTCAACATCTGCGGCAGCCAGGATTTCCTGCTGGAACGGCACACTCTAGCCATCGAGGCCCGTTACCACCAGCTTGGCGGCCTGATCACCGTGATGATCAAGGAGGGGCCGGCCCACCACCCCCACAGCCTGCGCGACGCCAAGCCGATCGCCAATTGGATCGTCGAGCACGTCGGACCGGCCGGCGAGCGGCCCGACTTCGCCGACGCGGACTTCGTGAAATCGTACTACTACAGCCTGGATGGCACCTACCGCCGGCTTGACGCCGAGAACACCTACGCGGTCTGCCGCGGCCCCGGGTTCGTGCCGTGCCACGACCGCTACGACGCCAGGGCCGAGGGGGCGTGGGGTCTGACCGGCATGGCGGTGATCGCGCCCAAGGCCGCCGCGCCGGGCAAGCCCTGGGTGTTCCGGGCCGATGCGATCGCCCGCGACGCCGCGGTCGACCAGGCCCTGCTGGCCGAGGGCTTCCACATCGTCGCCGCGCCGATCGTCGCACAGGCCGGGCCGGTGCGGGAGCAGTGGGACGCGCTTTACAAGCGGCTCGTCGACCACGGCTTCTCGACAAGGCCCGTGATGGAAGGCGCCGGGACGGCGGCCGGCGAGGCCTACGCCTGGGCCGTCGACAACCCGGAGAAAGTCTCCTGCGTCTACGGCGAGAACCCGGCCCTCCGCAGCCTCATGGCGAAGCAGCCGCCGCTCGACCACCTGAACGCCCTCGCCAAGGCCGGCGTGCCCCTCATCCACGCCTGCGGCAGCCTCGACCCCTGGCTCGAAGGCGAGACCCGCGTCGCCGAGAAACGCTACAAGGAACTCGGCGGCAAGATGACCGTGTTCGTCGACGAGGGCAGAGGCCACCTCCCGACCGCCCCGAAAGACCCGAATCCCGTCGTCGAACTCATCCTCGCCGCTCAGAAACCCACGCGTTGA
- a CDS encoding DUF4239 domain-containing protein, giving the protein MHSGGPFDLLPIWGVFSATVAVVVLSIEGGFRLGRYRRRYSESEDRPPVGEMVAATLGLLAFFLAFTFGLASSRFDVRRDLVIDEANAIGTTYLRAALLPEPHRTEVRSLLREYADVRLAAVQPGKLSQSIGRSVELHARLWAHAIDVGEKNPNSIVVGLFIGSLNEVIDLHTKRLSLGVRNRIPGAIWATLYLVTILGTSVLGYHTGLTGSGRSLAMLALVLAFSAVMTLVVDLDRPQEGLLQVSHQALIELRDSFKATDP; this is encoded by the coding sequence ATGCACTCCGGTGGACCGTTCGATCTTCTCCCGATCTGGGGCGTCTTCTCGGCCACCGTCGCCGTCGTCGTTCTCTCGATCGAGGGGGGATTCCGGCTGGGGCGGTATCGGCGTCGGTATTCCGAGTCGGAGGATCGGCCCCCCGTCGGCGAGATGGTGGCGGCCACGCTCGGCTTGCTCGCGTTCTTCCTCGCGTTCACGTTCGGGCTGGCCTCCTCGCGGTTCGACGTCCGAAGGGACCTGGTCATCGACGAGGCCAACGCGATCGGCACGACCTATCTGCGCGCGGCGCTGCTTCCCGAGCCCCATCGGACGGAGGTCCGGTCCCTTCTCCGTGAATACGCGGACGTTCGCCTGGCGGCCGTCCAGCCGGGGAAGCTCAGCCAGAGCATCGGCCGATCCGTGGAGTTGCACGCCCGGCTCTGGGCTCATGCGATCGACGTCGGCGAGAAAAACCCCAATTCGATCGTCGTGGGCCTCTTCATCGGGTCGCTGAATGAAGTCATCGACCTTCATACCAAACGGCTCTCCCTCGGGGTGCGGAACCGCATTCCCGGAGCCATCTGGGCGACGCTGTATCTCGTGACGATCCTCGGCACGTCCGTGCTCGGTTACCATACCGGTCTGACCGGCTCAGGCAGGTCGCTGGCGATGCTCGCGCTCGTCCTCGCGTTCTCGGCGGTCATGACGCTCGTCGTCGATCTCGACCGTCCCCAAGAAGGCCTGCTTCAAGTGAGTCATCAAGCCCTGATCGAGCTCCGCGATTCGTTCAAGGCGACAGATCCATGA
- a CDS encoding DUF899 domain-containing protein — protein MADHAVVSREEWVPARKELLEKEKHLTRLRDELSRRRRELPWVKVETPYVFDGPKGKETLADLFAGRSQLIVHHFMFSPDWEEGCIGCSFHSDHVDGALVHLENRDVSFVRVSRAPLAKIQAFNTRMGWRAKWVSSFGTSFNHDYHVSFTKDEVANGEPSYNFGTGKAAIEELSGVSVFAKDEAGDVFHTYSSFARGDEGALGTYFYLDLTPKGRNETGPYHNLMDWARHHDRYGEDLVDVMGLYRTGKLSYEART, from the coding sequence ATGGCCGATCATGCCGTCGTCTCGCGCGAGGAATGGGTTCCTGCGCGGAAGGAGCTGCTTGAGAAGGAGAAGCACCTGACCCGGCTCCGCGACGAACTGAGCCGTCGTCGCCGCGAGTTGCCCTGGGTCAAGGTCGAGACGCCTTACGTCTTCGACGGGCCCAAGGGCAAGGAGACGCTCGCCGACCTGTTCGCGGGCCGCAGTCAGCTGATCGTGCATCATTTCATGTTCAGCCCCGATTGGGAGGAAGGGTGCATCGGCTGCTCGTTCCATTCCGACCACGTCGACGGCGCACTCGTCCATCTTGAGAACCGCGACGTCAGCTTCGTCCGGGTCTCGCGGGCGCCGCTCGCCAAGATCCAGGCGTTCAACACGCGGATGGGCTGGCGGGCGAAATGGGTGTCGTCGTTCGGGACGAGCTTCAACCACGACTACCACGTGTCGTTCACCAAGGACGAGGTGGCGAACGGCGAGCCGTCGTACAACTTCGGGACGGGTAAGGCCGCGATCGAGGAGCTGTCCGGCGTCAGCGTCTTCGCCAAGGACGAGGCCGGCGACGTCTTCCACACCTATTCGAGCTTCGCCCGCGGCGACGAAGGAGCGCTCGGTACGTACTTCTATCTCGATCTCACGCCCAAGGGGCGCAACGAGACGGGCCCCTATCACAACCTGATGGACTGGGCCCGGCACCACGACAGGTACGGCGAGGACCTCGTCGACGTGATGGGTCTTTATCGGACCGGCAAGCTTTCCTACGAGGCCCGCACGTGA
- a CDS encoding SRPBCC family protein: MSMTGVEQEIQVISITREIEIAAPIEIAFEAMLEEIGPGGEMPGGKPFPMVVEPWPGGRWYRDLGDNAGHLWGHVQVIKPPTLLELYGPMFMSFPGVNHIQYRLTADADSGGTRLKFTHKAMGPIPDEIREGVGHGWDYGLNRIAGIAARLKAERGAK, translated from the coding sequence ATGTCGATGACGGGCGTCGAGCAAGAAATCCAGGTCATCAGCATCACCCGGGAGATCGAGATCGCCGCGCCGATCGAGATCGCGTTCGAGGCGATGCTCGAAGAGATCGGCCCGGGGGGCGAGATGCCCGGCGGCAAGCCGTTCCCCATGGTGGTCGAGCCGTGGCCGGGGGGGCGATGGTACCGCGACCTCGGCGACAACGCCGGCCATCTCTGGGGGCACGTGCAGGTCATCAAGCCGCCCACGCTCCTTGAGCTGTACGGGCCGATGTTCATGTCGTTCCCGGGCGTCAACCACATTCAGTACCGGCTGACGGCCGACGCCGACTCGGGAGGCACGCGGCTCAAGTTCACGCACAAGGCGATGGGGCCGATCCCCGACGAGATCCGCGAGGGCGTCGGGCACGGGTGGGATTACGGCCTCAATCGGATCGCCGGGATCGCCGCGCGACTCAAGGCCGAGCGGGGGGCGAAGTGA
- a CDS encoding bile acid:sodium symporter family protein, translating to MNAPTLIALLNVSALVTIMLSMGLRVDFKDVLASARPARLLASGLLANYVLAPAVTLGLLYVFRPAPMVSAGFLILAVCPGAPVGPPITAVAKGDVPRAVGMMLILAGLSTIASPALLSVLLPRVAPGSALRIDYPAIVRILLVTQLLPLTVGLGVRRAAPALVRRIDKPVGLLANALLLALVVVIVAAQYETLAAIRLRGWMGMGLLLLASLGVGWLCGGRDLATRKALAVTTATRNAAVGLVIATTNFGGTPAVTAVVAYGLVSIVGALGCALLLGKFAAVEPKNAHAQS from the coding sequence ATGAACGCTCCGACTCTGATCGCCCTGCTCAACGTGTCGGCCCTCGTGACGATCATGTTGTCGATGGGGTTGCGGGTGGACTTCAAGGACGTACTGGCCTCGGCCCGGCCGGCGCGATTGCTCGCGTCGGGCCTGCTCGCCAACTACGTGCTGGCGCCGGCGGTCACGCTCGGGTTGCTGTACGTCTTCCGGCCCGCCCCGATGGTCTCGGCGGGGTTCCTCATCCTCGCCGTCTGCCCCGGGGCCCCGGTCGGACCACCGATCACCGCCGTCGCCAAGGGGGACGTTCCCCGGGCGGTCGGGATGATGTTGATCCTGGCGGGGCTCTCGACGATCGCCTCGCCGGCCCTGCTCAGCGTGCTACTGCCTCGCGTGGCGCCAGGGAGCGCCTTGCGCATCGACTATCCGGCGATCGTCCGGATCTTGCTGGTCACTCAATTGCTTCCCCTGACGGTGGGTCTGGGCGTTCGCCGCGCGGCGCCGGCGTTGGTCCGTCGCATCGACAAACCGGTCGGCCTGCTCGCGAACGCCTTGCTCCTCGCCCTGGTCGTCGTGATCGTGGCCGCGCAGTACGAAACCCTGGCGGCGATCCGGCTCAGGGGGTGGATGGGGATGGGCCTCCTCCTGCTGGCCAGTCTCGGCGTCGGCTGGCTCTGCGGGGGACGCGACCTCGCGACCCGGAAGGCCCTAGCCGTGACCACGGCGACGCGCAACGCCGCCGTGGGTCTGGTGATCGCCACGACCAATTTCGGGGGGACGCCAGCCGTCACCGCCGTGGTCGCTTACGGCCTTGTTTCCATCGTCGGCGCGCTGGGCTGCGCTCTGCTGCTAGGCAAGTTCGCCGCCGTCGAACCGAAAAACGCCCACGCTCAGTCGTAG
- a CDS encoding ArsR/SmtB family transcription factor, with amino-acid sequence MARAPTTTDAFNAVAEPRRRQIIDLLAGGERPVNDVVAALGLAQPQVSKHLKVLREVGLVSVRGAGQQRLYKLEADRLKAIYDWVRTFEPFWDHQLDRIKERAERLARERSAGRDNSIKED; translated from the coding sequence ATGGCACGAGCACCGACCACCACGGACGCCTTCAACGCGGTCGCCGAGCCGCGTCGTCGACAGATCATCGACCTGCTCGCCGGGGGCGAGAGGCCGGTGAACGACGTGGTCGCGGCGCTCGGCCTGGCGCAGCCGCAGGTCTCCAAGCACCTGAAGGTGCTGAGGGAGGTGGGGCTCGTCAGCGTGCGAGGCGCCGGGCAGCAGAGGCTCTACAAATTGGAAGCCGATCGCCTCAAGGCCATTTACGACTGGGTCCGGACCTTCGAGCCGTTCTGGGATCACCAGCTCGACCGTATCAAGGAGCGCGCCGAGCGCCTGGCGAGAGAGCGATCCGCGGGGCGGGACAATTCGATTAAGGAGGATTGA
- a CDS encoding DinB family protein, with amino-acid sequence MKAIDTIRWALRMTDESTTRLVEDMRDHPTTQPTSKGGNHALWVLGHLAVIEGMIPHTVFGEPNPVQHWWPLFGTGSKPTDDAGAYPPFEEVLATYRELRAKNLARLEEIGEAGLERAPKVIPPGFEEGMKTVGRTFHLIALHQMFHLGQVADARRAAGKEPFM; translated from the coding sequence ATGAAAGCGATCGACACGATCCGCTGGGCGCTCAGGATGACCGACGAATCGACGACCCGGCTCGTCGAGGACATGCGCGACCATCCCACGACCCAGCCGACCTCGAAGGGGGGCAACCACGCCCTCTGGGTGCTCGGCCATCTCGCCGTGATCGAGGGGATGATCCCGCACACCGTGTTCGGCGAGCCGAACCCGGTCCAGCACTGGTGGCCGCTGTTCGGCACCGGCTCGAAGCCGACGGACGACGCGGGCGCGTACCCGCCGTTCGAGGAGGTCCTCGCGACCTATCGCGAGCTCCGGGCGAAGAACCTCGCGCGGCTTGAAGAGATCGGCGAGGCGGGCCTGGAACGGGCCCCGAAGGTCATCCCGCCCGGCTTCGAGGAGGGGATGAAGACGGTCGGGAGGACCTTCCACCTGATCGCCTTACACCAGATGTTCCATCTCGGCCAGGTCGCCGACGCCCGCCGCGCCGCCGGCAAGGAACCGTTCATGTGA
- a CDS encoding MFS transporter — MGRDLKARAWEVTFAGTAVNLCLGILYAWSVWKANLVGNAEHPPGSAMSGVNAGWTYLTDAQATWAYAACGMIFALMMIPGGRIQDRYGPRFGATLGGLFLASGCILAGLMKSYVGLLLGFGVLGGIGMGFGYAATTPAAVKWFGPHRRGLVVGLVVGGYGAAAIYIAPLAKSLIASYGLSGSFIGLGILFAVVVVAAARLLVFPPADYVPPASDVAASTKLTAVDWSAPEMLRTWQFYGLVFLFIGSAQSGLLVIANAAPLLNTTAGSIAFFAANAWILASFGGLVNATGRVGTGFYSDRIGRSNAYLVNGVISAICLFLMPTIIALGSVPLLFLAVGVAYWQYGGALALMPAFTADFFGPKNMGFNYGFVFLGWGIAFFVPQLAGYIKDATGSLDAAFYLSGVLLVAAVLLSLVLRRPVHVEDQAEPA; from the coding sequence ATGGGGCGCGATTTGAAGGCGCGGGCTTGGGAGGTGACGTTCGCCGGGACGGCGGTCAACCTTTGCCTGGGCATCCTTTATGCGTGGAGCGTGTGGAAGGCGAATCTGGTCGGGAACGCCGAGCATCCGCCGGGCTCGGCGATGTCGGGGGTGAACGCGGGGTGGACGTACCTGACCGACGCGCAGGCGACCTGGGCTTACGCGGCGTGCGGGATGATCTTCGCCCTGATGATGATCCCCGGCGGCCGGATTCAGGACCGCTATGGGCCGAGGTTCGGCGCGACGCTCGGCGGCCTGTTCCTGGCCTCCGGCTGCATCCTGGCGGGGCTGATGAAGTCGTACGTCGGGCTGCTGCTCGGGTTCGGCGTGCTGGGGGGGATCGGCATGGGGTTCGGCTACGCCGCGACGACCCCGGCGGCGGTGAAGTGGTTCGGCCCGCACCGGCGCGGGCTGGTCGTGGGCCTGGTCGTCGGCGGCTATGGAGCGGCGGCGATCTACATCGCGCCGTTGGCCAAGAGCCTGATCGCCTCGTACGGGCTTTCGGGGAGCTTCATCGGGCTGGGAATCCTGTTCGCCGTGGTGGTCGTGGCGGCCGCGCGGCTGCTCGTCTTCCCGCCCGCCGACTACGTCCCTCCCGCCTCGGACGTGGCGGCCTCGACCAAGCTGACGGCGGTCGACTGGTCGGCGCCCGAGATGTTGAGGACCTGGCAGTTCTACGGCCTGGTCTTCCTGTTCATCGGCTCGGCGCAGTCGGGTCTGCTGGTGATCGCGAACGCCGCGCCGCTGCTCAACACGACGGCGGGCAGCATCGCCTTCTTCGCCGCCAACGCCTGGATTCTGGCCTCGTTCGGCGGGCTCGTGAACGCGACCGGACGGGTCGGCACCGGCTTCTACTCGGACCGGATCGGCCGGTCCAACGCGTACCTCGTCAACGGCGTGATCTCGGCGATCTGCCTGTTCCTGATGCCGACGATCATCGCCTTGGGGAGCGTGCCGCTCTTGTTCCTGGCCGTCGGCGTGGCTTACTGGCAGTACGGCGGCGCGCTCGCGCTGATGCCCGCGTTCACCGCCGACTTCTTCGGCCCCAAGAACATGGGCTTCAACTACGGCTTCGTCTTCCTCGGCTGGGGGATCGCCTTCTTCGTCCCCCAGCTCGCCGGCTACATCAAAGACGCCACCGGCAGCCTCGACGCCGCCTTCTACCTCTCCGGCGTTTTGCTCGTCGCCGCCGTGCTCCTCAGCCTCGTCTTGCGGCGGCCCGTCCACGTCGAGGATCAAGCCGAGCCGGCGTGA
- a CDS encoding MGH1-like glycoside hydrolase domain-containing protein: MTAEHVRLEEAREGKALWKRWGPYLSERQWGTVREDYSEGGDAWGYFTHEQARSRAYRWGEDGLAGVSDDQQRLCFALALWNGKDPILKERLFGLTNSESNHGEDVKEYYFYLDSTPTHSYMKYLYKYPQERFPYADLVETSRRRDRSQFEYELLDTGVFDQDRYWDVFVEYAKASPEDLLMLISVHNRGPDPAVLDVLPTLWFRNEWSWQSAPDKPNLRQVAGNVVQAVDRKLGERHLYCEGEAALLFTENETNTQRVFGVPNRSPFVKDGINDSIVHGAEGAVNPEKTGTKAAAHYRLTVSPGECRVIRLRLSDRAPAAIAHGNGEPAGPFGGRFDEIVQERRDEADAFYVEVIPRSLDADAANVMRQALAGMLWSKQYYFYDVDKWLEERGSDPFKPTRKLAPRNDQWHHMYNGDVISMPDKWEYPWYAAWDLAFHVLALTLVDSDFGKQQLKLMLRERYMHPNGQIPAYEWNFGDVNPPVHAWSTIFTYRLEAAAKGEGDKEWLKSCFQKLLLNFTWWVNRKDRTGRNVFEGGFLGLDNIGVFDRNAPLPTGGCLEQADGTAWMALYCQNMLEIAEELAMTDPDYGEMAIKFVEHFLWIASSMAHLGQDTGMWDEEDGFFYDVLRLPDGTAQRLKVRSMVGLLPLCATTVFEGEFVAKYPELVERFQRFLDARPELYAAIHNPLTLGVAGRRLGSILDETKLRRVLSKMLDENEFLSPYGLRSLSRYHADHPYVIQAEGQEYRVAYLPAESDTGMFGGNSNWRGPIWMPVNALIIRALLHYYLYYGDEFTVECPTGSGRQMTLYQVAEEIARRLSGLFLRGPDGRRPVYGGARKFQEDPHWRDYLQFYEYFHGDDGAGLGASHQTGWTGVIARIMHVFATLTPERVLEAGKKSYFETADRMVAYPSPVGR, encoded by the coding sequence ATGACAGCGGAACACGTCCGGCTCGAAGAGGCTCGCGAGGGGAAGGCCCTCTGGAAGCGGTGGGGGCCGTACCTCAGCGAGCGGCAGTGGGGGACCGTGCGCGAGGACTACAGCGAGGGGGGGGACGCCTGGGGCTATTTCACCCACGAGCAGGCGCGCTCGCGCGCCTATCGCTGGGGAGAGGACGGGCTGGCCGGCGTCTCCGACGACCAGCAGCGGCTCTGCTTCGCGCTGGCCCTCTGGAACGGGAAGGACCCCATTCTCAAGGAACGCCTGTTCGGCCTGACCAACAGCGAGAGCAACCACGGGGAAGACGTCAAGGAGTACTACTTCTACCTCGACAGCACCCCGACCCATTCGTACATGAAGTACCTCTACAAGTACCCGCAGGAGCGGTTCCCCTACGCCGACCTCGTCGAAACCAGCCGCCGCCGGGACCGGAGCCAGTTCGAGTACGAGCTGCTCGATACGGGCGTGTTCGATCAGGACCGCTACTGGGACGTTTTCGTGGAGTACGCCAAGGCGTCTCCCGAAGACCTCCTGATGTTGATCAGCGTGCACAACCGAGGCCCCGACCCGGCCGTTCTGGACGTCCTGCCGACCCTCTGGTTCCGGAACGAGTGGTCCTGGCAGAGCGCCCCCGACAAGCCGAACCTCCGCCAGGTCGCCGGGAACGTCGTCCAGGCGGTCGACCGCAAGCTCGGCGAACGCCACCTCTACTGCGAAGGGGAAGCCGCACTCCTTTTCACGGAGAACGAGACGAACACCCAGCGCGTCTTCGGCGTCCCGAACCGAAGCCCCTTCGTCAAGGACGGCATCAACGACTCCATCGTCCACGGCGCGGAAGGGGCGGTGAACCCCGAGAAGACGGGGACGAAGGCGGCGGCCCACTACCGACTGACGGTGAGCCCCGGCGAGTGCCGGGTGATCCGGCTCCGGCTGTCCGACCGAGCCCCCGCGGCCATCGCCCACGGCAACGGCGAGCCCGCGGGACCGTTCGGCGGTCGCTTCGACGAGATCGTCCAGGAGCGTCGCGACGAGGCCGACGCGTTCTACGTCGAGGTCATTCCTCGCTCCCTGGACGCCGACGCGGCGAACGTGATGCGTCAGGCCCTCGCGGGGATGCTCTGGTCCAAGCAGTACTACTTCTACGACGTCGACAAATGGCTGGAGGAGCGGGGCTCCGACCCCTTCAAGCCGACGCGCAAGCTGGCGCCTCGCAACGACCAGTGGCACCACATGTACAACGGCGACGTGATCTCCATGCCGGACAAGTGGGAGTACCCCTGGTACGCCGCCTGGGATCTCGCCTTCCACGTCCTCGCCCTGACGCTCGTCGATTCGGACTTCGGCAAGCAGCAACTGAAACTGATGCTGCGCGAGCGGTACATGCACCCGAACGGCCAGATCCCGGCCTACGAGTGGAATTTCGGCGACGTCAACCCGCCGGTGCACGCCTGGTCCACCATCTTCACCTACCGCCTCGAGGCGGCGGCCAAGGGGGAGGGGGACAAGGAGTGGCTCAAGAGCTGCTTCCAGAAACTGCTGCTGAACTTCACCTGGTGGGTCAACCGCAAGGACCGTACGGGGCGGAACGTATTCGAGGGGGGCTTCCTGGGCCTCGACAACATCGGGGTCTTCGACCGCAACGCCCCCTTGCCGACCGGCGGGTGCCTGGAACAGGCCGACGGCACCGCATGGATGGCCCTGTACTGCCAGAACATGCTCGAAATCGCCGAGGAACTGGCGATGACCGATCCGGACTATGGAGAAATGGCGATCAAGTTCGTCGAGCATTTCCTGTGGATCGCGTCGTCGATGGCGCATCTGGGCCAGGACACGGGGATGTGGGATGAGGAGGACGGCTTCTTCTACGACGTCCTCCGACTCCCCGACGGCACGGCGCAGCGACTCAAGGTCCGATCCATGGTCGGCTTGCTCCCCCTTTGCGCGACCACGGTGTTTGAAGGGGAGTTCGTGGCGAAGTATCCGGAACTTGTGGAGCGGTTTCAACGGTTCCTCGACGCCCGTCCCGAACTCTACGCCGCGATCCACAACCCGCTCACGCTCGGCGTCGCGGGCCGCCGGCTCGGCTCGATCCTGGACGAGACCAAGCTGCGGCGCGTTCTGTCGAAGATGCTCGACGAGAACGAGTTCCTCAGCCCGTACGGCCTCCGCTCCCTGTCGCGCTACCACGCCGACCACCCCTACGTCATCCAGGCGGAAGGCCAGGAATACCGGGTGGCCTACCTTCCCGCGGAGTCCGACACCGGCATGTTCGGCGGCAACTCGAATTGGCGAGGGCCGATCTGGATGCCGGTCAACGCCCTGATCATCCGGGCGCTGCTGCACTATTACCTCTACTACGGCGACGAATTCACCGTGGAATGCCCCACCGGGTCCGGTCGCCAGATGACTCTCTATCAGGTGGCCGAGGAGATCGCGCGCCGACTGTCCGGACTCTTCTTGAGAGGCCCGGACGGCCGGCGTCCAGTCTACGGCGGCGCCCGGAAGTTCCAGGAGGACCCGCACTGGCGCGATTACCTCCAGTTCTACGAGTACTTCCACGGCGACGACGGGGCCGGGCTCGGCGCCAGCCACCAGACGGGCTGGACGGGGGTGATCGCGCGCATCATGCACGTGTTCGCGACCCTCACGCCCGAGCGGGTCCTGGAAGCCGGCAAGAAGTCGTATTTCGAGACGGCCGACCGAATGGTTGCCTATCCTTCTCCCGTCGGTCGATAA
- a CDS encoding SDR family oxidoreductase, which produces MILVTGATGTVGGEVVRRLSAKGEAVRAVVRDPEKAASLALPHVEVVEGDFDRPETMEAAFDGVQRAFLATSSSERTEAQQIAFAEAARKRGVAHVVKLSQLGADAQSEGRFQRYHAVVEEAIQALGLAFTFLRPNLFMQGLLNFTPTIKAKGAFFAAAGDARVSLIDIRDLADVAVAALTASGHEGKIYDLTGPEAITHNEMALGLSAALGRPIAYVDVPPEALRNTLIHVGFPAWQADGLLEEYAMYRRGEAAVVESGVQDVLGRAPRRFEAFAREYAPMFS; this is translated from the coding sequence ATGATACTCGTGACCGGTGCGACGGGGACCGTGGGCGGCGAGGTCGTTCGGCGGCTTTCCGCAAAGGGCGAGGCCGTGCGTGCGGTGGTCCGCGATCCGGAGAAGGCCGCGAGCCTCGCCCTGCCCCACGTCGAGGTGGTCGAAGGCGACTTCGACCGTCCCGAGACGATGGAGGCCGCCTTCGACGGCGTGCAGCGTGCGTTCCTGGCGACCAGCTCGTCGGAGCGAACCGAGGCGCAGCAGATCGCCTTCGCCGAGGCGGCGCGGAAGCGCGGCGTCGCGCACGTCGTGAAACTGTCGCAACTGGGAGCCGACGCGCAGTCCGAAGGCCGGTTCCAGCGCTATCACGCGGTGGTCGAGGAGGCGATCCAGGCGTTGGGGCTCGCGTTCACGTTCCTTCGCCCCAACCTGTTCATGCAAGGGCTGTTGAACTTCACGCCGACCATCAAGGCCAAGGGCGCCTTTTTCGCGGCGGCCGGCGACGCCCGGGTGAGCTTGATCGACATTCGCGACCTCGCCGACGTCGCCGTGGCGGCCCTGACGGCCTCCGGGCATGAGGGAAAGATCTACGACCTCACCGGCCCCGAGGCGATCACGCACAACGAGATGGCTTTGGGGCTTTCCGCGGCGCTGGGGCGGCCGATCGCCTACGTCGATGTCCCGCCCGAGGCGCTTCGCAACACCTTGATTCACGTCGGCTTCCCCGCCTGGCAGGCCGACGGCCTCCTCGAAGAGTACGCGATGTACCGACGCGGCGAGGCCGCAGTTGTCGAATCCGGCGTTCAGGACGTGCTTGGGCGGGCTCCCCGCCGCTTCGAAGCGTTCGCTCGCGAGTACGCGCCGATGTTTTCGTAA